From Acidobacteriota bacterium, one genomic window encodes:
- a CDS encoding transposase yields the protein MVYNSEKHHRRSIRLKGYDYSQAGAYFVTICVQNRLHLFGNIEDGVMNLNPAGQMVERWWQELPHKFPTLEIDEYVVMPNHFHAIIVIDDQPPGSHQEGGSHQEGGHVGPPLPRPSDGNRPNFTVGTIVQWFKTMTTNEYIRHVKQDRWTPFPGKLWQRDYFEHIVRNQESLNRIRAYIASNPATWDQDRENR from the coding sequence ATGGTTTACAATTCTGAAAAACACCATCGCCGGTCCATTCGATTGAAAGGGTATGATTATTCCCAGGCAGGTGCCTATTTCGTCACCATCTGCGTTCAAAACCGATTGCATTTGTTTGGAAATATTGAAGATGGGGTAATGAATTTGAATCCGGCGGGCCAGATGGTCGAACGATGGTGGCAGGAATTACCACACAAATTTCCAACCCTGGAAATTGATGAATATGTAGTGATGCCAAATCATTTCCACGCCATTATCGTCATTGACGACCAACCACCCGGTTCCCATCAGGAGGGCGGTTCCCATCAGGAGGGCGGACACGTAGGTCCGCCCCTACCCCGCCCTTCTGATGGGAATCGCCCGAATTTTACCGTCGGAACAATCGTGCAATGGTTCAAAACCATGACGACCAACGAATACATCCGCCACGTCAAACAAGACCGGTGGACGCCATTCCCCGGAAAATTATGGCAACGTGATTATTTCGAGCATATTGTCCGCAATCAGGAATCCCTCAATCGAATCCGCGCCTATATTGCGTCAAACCCGGCAACCTGGGACCAGGATCGGGAAAACCGGTAA
- a CDS encoding Eco57I restriction-modification methylase domain-containing protein has product MTTLNIPRTRNLLQKFDFKTLFIEELGWDRNRSTLPVLVDGKSFQLSAVAHKRGFAVFLCEITAGQSLDYQTRRKIEQQVVKSAFEHLIIFVDTAQGVQIWQWVKRERGKPTACREHTYHINQPGDALIQKLQTLVFTLDEEESLGLLDVTQRARDAFDLERMTKRFYDRFKTEHDAFFNFIAGIPDAEMHRWYTSVMLNRLMFIYFIQKKNFLDNNPDYLRKKLEVSRQTGKDQYYTEFLCPLFFEGFAKKEGDRSAAARQMLGQVPYLNGGLFMKHQIEELHGEKIQIADIAFERLFDFFDQYQWHLDERPSRHDNEINPDVLGYIFEKYINQKQMGAYYTKEDITEYIGKNTILPYLFDVARQKCKIAFEGETTVWKLLQNDPDRYIYDAVKKGVDQPLPDEIAVGLGDVAKRTEWNKSAPAEFALPTEIWREVVARHHRYEEIRTKLAAGEVRDINDLITLNLNIRQFAQDVIENAEGPELLRAFWQAIEKVTVLDPTCGSGAFLFAALNILEPLYDACLDRMQVFLDDLARSDHKHHPKTFSDFRETLETIDRHPNRRYFIFKSIIINNLFGVDIMDEAVEICKLRLFLKLVAQVEQVSDIEPLPDIDFNIRAGNTLVGFANYDEVKLAVTRKFDFDNAMGRIDEKAQDLDRLFKLFRQQQTELGGDVTPKDKKDLHDRLKELEDELNLYLAGEYAVKVDQKGAYETWLTSHKPFHWFIEFYGIIKDGGFDVVIGNPPYVEISTIRSVYKLIGFETDVCGNLYAPCIEQSFSLLQNTGRFGFVVQQPIVSTQRMKTVRDFLIRESSIVLSSTFDDRPSKLFDGMHHARIAILIAEKRPSVNSAVLYVTPYKKWYKEERDILFNSLSYFGPINRFDIGCFPKIRSKIEWNLVSKLFSMPRKFGELLVSQHTNYQIFYKITGVGHWFTITCRPPKFYREGTESSSTREETINFPTLTNRETAFALLNSTLFYWFYQVRTNCRDFNPSDYKIFPIPNRIEVIDLSDHSKRLQRKLDASSTLIQVTHSKTGAIQLEQFKPKEAKDIIDEIDRALAKHYGFTDEELDFIINYDIKYRMGRDSGDSED; this is encoded by the coding sequence ATGACAACCCTGAATATCCCACGCACCCGAAATCTGCTGCAAAAATTTGATTTTAAAACACTTTTTATCGAAGAACTTGGCTGGGACAGAAACCGGTCAACGCTTCCAGTTCTCGTTGACGGAAAATCTTTTCAGTTGTCCGCCGTTGCTCACAAACGTGGGTTTGCAGTTTTTCTTTGTGAAATAACGGCTGGACAATCCCTTGATTACCAAACCCGCCGCAAAATTGAGCAACAAGTGGTCAAATCTGCCTTTGAGCATTTAATTATCTTTGTTGATACAGCTCAGGGCGTTCAAATCTGGCAATGGGTCAAACGTGAACGGGGCAAGCCAACGGCCTGTCGTGAGCATACCTACCACATCAACCAACCGGGTGATGCACTCATTCAAAAATTGCAGACGCTGGTATTTACCCTCGATGAAGAAGAATCGCTGGGGCTTCTGGACGTGACACAGCGTGCCCGTGATGCTTTTGACCTGGAACGAATGACGAAACGGTTTTATGACCGATTCAAAACCGAGCATGACGCATTTTTTAACTTCATTGCAGGGATTCCTGATGCCGAAATGCACCGCTGGTACACATCAGTGATGCTCAACCGCCTAATGTTTATTTACTTTATCCAGAAGAAAAACTTCCTGGACAATAACCCTGATTACCTGCGGAAAAAATTGGAAGTCAGCCGACAAACCGGCAAAGATCAGTATTACACCGAGTTTCTGTGTCCGTTGTTTTTCGAAGGATTTGCCAAAAAGGAGGGTGACCGGTCAGCCGCAGCCCGACAAATGCTTGGGCAGGTGCCCTACCTCAACGGCGGCTTGTTTATGAAACACCAGATTGAGGAACTTCACGGAGAGAAAATTCAGATTGCCGACATAGCTTTTGAACGGCTCTTTGATTTTTTTGACCAGTACCAGTGGCATCTGGATGAACGCCCATCGCGTCACGATAACGAAATCAATCCCGATGTGTTGGGCTATATCTTCGAGAAATACATCAATCAGAAGCAGATGGGGGCTTATTACACCAAAGAAGACATCACCGAATACATCGGCAAAAACACCATTCTTCCCTACCTGTTCGATGTCGCCCGCCAAAAATGTAAAATCGCGTTTGAAGGTGAAACCACCGTTTGGAAGTTGCTCCAAAACGATCCTGACCGATATATCTATGACGCTGTCAAAAAAGGAGTTGACCAGCCTTTGCCGGATGAAATCGCGGTTGGGCTGGGCGATGTTGCCAAACGAACGGAGTGGAATAAATCGGCACCGGCTGAGTTTGCGCTCCCGACTGAAATCTGGCGTGAAGTCGTCGCCCGCCATCACCGCTATGAAGAAATCCGCACCAAACTGGCGGCGGGTGAGGTCCGCGACATCAACGACCTGATTACCCTCAATCTCAACATCCGGCAGTTTGCCCAGGATGTGATTGAAAACGCGGAAGGCCCGGAATTGCTGCGCGCTTTCTGGCAGGCTATCGAAAAAGTCACGGTGCTTGACCCAACCTGCGGTTCCGGAGCATTTCTCTTTGCGGCGCTCAATATCCTGGAGCCGCTCTATGACGCCTGCCTTGATCGGATGCAGGTTTTCCTCGATGACCTGGCCCGGTCAGATCATAAGCATCACCCGAAAACCTTCAGTGACTTTCGTGAAACGCTTGAGACGATTGACCGCCATCCCAACCGGCGCTACTTCATTTTCAAATCCATCATTATCAACAACCTGTTTGGCGTGGATATCATGGATGAAGCGGTTGAAATCTGTAAACTACGGCTTTTCCTCAAGTTAGTGGCCCAGGTCGAGCAAGTGTCAGATATCGAGCCGTTGCCCGACATTGATTTCAACATCCGCGCCGGAAATACCCTGGTCGGGTTTGCAAACTACGACGAGGTGAAACTTGCCGTCACCCGCAAGTTCGACTTTGACAATGCGATGGGGCGCATTGACGAAAAAGCACAGGATCTTGATCGGCTGTTCAAACTCTTCCGCCAGCAACAAACCGAACTCGGTGGCGACGTTACCCCAAAAGATAAAAAGGATCTGCACGACCGCTTAAAAGAACTGGAAGATGAACTCAACCTGTATCTGGCTGGTGAATATGCGGTTAAGGTAGATCAAAAAGGGGCGTATGAAACATGGCTCACTTCCCACAAGCCGTTTCACTGGTTTATTGAGTTTTATGGAATCATCAAGGACGGGGGGTTTGATGTGGTGATTGGGAACCCACCGTATGTGGAAATATCCACAATCAGGTCTGTTTACAAGTTGATCGGTTTTGAAACAGATGTATGTGGAAATTTATATGCACCTTGTATTGAGCAGTCATTCAGTCTATTGCAAAACACTGGTCGCTTTGGATTTGTTGTGCAACAGCCTATCGTTTCAACCCAAAGAATGAAAACCGTTAGAGATTTTTTGATTAGAGAATCTTCTATTGTGCTCAGCAGTACATTTGATGACAGACCAAGCAAACTTTTTGATGGAATGCACCATGCACGGATTGCAATTTTGATTGCTGAAAAACGTCCTTCCGTTAACTCCGCTGTACTTTATGTCACTCCATATAAGAAATGGTACAAAGAGGAGCGAGATATTCTTTTTAACAGCCTCAGCTACTTTGGCCCAATTAACCGCTTTGATATTGGTTGTTTTCCAAAAATTCGATCAAAAATCGAATGGAACCTGGTAAGTAAGTTATTTTCAATGCCTCGTAAATTTGGTGAACTGCTTGTCTCACAACATACCAACTATCAAATTTTCTATAAAATCACTGGAGTTGGTCACTGGTTTACTATCACGTGTCGTCCACCCAAGTTTTACCGTGAAGGCACTGAATCGTCCTCAACGAGGGAAGAAACAATAAATTTTCCAACCTTGACAAACCGTGAAACCGCCTTTGCCCTTTTGAACAGCACACTTTTTTATTGGTTTTATCAGGTAAGAACAAATTGTCGAGATTTCAACCCGTCGGATTACAAAATCTTCCCAATACCAAATAGAATTGAAGTAATTGATCTATCTGATCATTCAAAAAGACTTCAGAGAAAACTTGATGCATCAAGTACGTTAATTCAAGTAACTCACAGTAAGACAGGAGCAATTCAACTTGAGCAATTTAAACCAAAAGAAGCAAAAGACATCATCGATGAAATCGACCGTGCCCTTGCCAAACACTACGGCTTTACCGACGAAGAGCTAGATTTCATCATCAACTATGACATCAAGTATCGGATGGGTCGGGATAGCGGGGATAGCGAAGATTGA
- a CDS encoding DUF3037 domain-containing protein: MNDNLKSIKGYYSLLQYVPDLERSEGVNVGIVLFCPDIQFLKIKTDPSNDRIRRFFGHDREFNPAILTAYKDIFSERLEYEFSQRKLTTLAEFEHFVDTRANVMLLTKPRWVKVYDPEAELEHLFQTLVGTPVRAIAKTASAEPATISATSGQLIFTQPKEVKHLFTQKLTQRKLTAKITSNLKLELPLLKHTQTYPVAYHNGALNVVKPVVFGETETKASNHACRLAVEGTALRKLPEPAVLRVLAGFKSENIDLIAQVTELLGTFQVKLYRADEMDMLIEEIERNAHE; the protein is encoded by the coding sequence ATGAACGACAATCTCAAATCTATCAAAGGGTATTATTCGCTTCTCCAATATGTGCCCGATTTAGAACGCTCTGAAGGGGTAAACGTTGGCATTGTGTTGTTTTGTCCAGACATTCAATTTTTGAAAATCAAGACCGATCCGAGCAATGACCGGATTCGACGGTTCTTTGGTCACGACCGCGAATTCAACCCAGCCATCCTGACTGCCTATAAAGATATTTTTTCAGAGCGGTTGGAGTATGAATTCAGTCAGCGGAAACTGACGACGCTCGCCGAGTTTGAACACTTTGTTGATACGCGTGCCAACGTTATGCTCTTGACGAAACCACGCTGGGTCAAAGTTTATGATCCAGAAGCCGAACTGGAACATCTGTTTCAGACGTTGGTCGGCACACCAGTACGTGCCATCGCCAAAACAGCAAGTGCTGAACCAGCCACGATTTCCGCCACATCTGGGCAACTCATTTTCACCCAACCAAAAGAAGTTAAACACCTGTTTACCCAGAAACTCACTCAGCGGAAACTGACGGCAAAAATTACTTCAAACCTCAAACTTGAATTGCCATTGTTAAAACACACCCAGACCTACCCGGTGGCCTATCACAATGGAGCCCTCAACGTAGTGAAACCAGTTGTGTTTGGAGAGACAGAAACCAAGGCAAGCAATCACGCCTGCCGTCTGGCGGTTGAAGGTACCGCCTTGCGGAAATTGCCTGAACCAGCCGTTTTGCGGGTGCTGGCCGGATTTAAGTCTGAAAATATTGACCTCATTGCGCAGGTCACGGAGTTGCTTGGAACGTTTCAGGTCAAACTCTACCGGGCTGATGAAATGGATATGCTGATTGAAGAAATCGAACGCAACGCACACGAATAG
- a CDS encoding DNA-processing protein DprA, which produces MKLTHLTSKDPEYPAILTNVMGAKAPQVLSMIGDISILKRPTVALFCSVKCPGELILKTYDLAQQWRAEETTIISGFHSPIEQECLVTLLRGKQSIIICPARGLEGMRLKDEWKKPLVDERLLLLSIFGQPCKQPSVRTATLRNQFVATLADQVFVSYAAEGGKTEQFCKTLIEQGKSVLTFESKATENLVTLGAEVFKIKTESTKSAEG; this is translated from the coding sequence ATGAAACTGACACACCTCACTTCGAAAGACCCTGAGTATCCGGCAATACTCACGAACGTGATGGGAGCTAAAGCCCCACAAGTCCTTTCAATGATTGGAGATATTTCTATTTTAAAGCGCCCGACCGTGGCGCTTTTTTGTTCGGTCAAATGCCCTGGCGAGTTGATTTTGAAGACCTACGATTTGGCTCAGCAGTGGCGAGCTGAAGAAACCACTATCATCAGCGGTTTTCACTCCCCGATTGAACAGGAATGCCTCGTGACCCTGCTGCGTGGGAAACAATCAATCATCATTTGCCCGGCGCGTGGCCTCGAAGGCATGCGCCTCAAGGATGAATGGAAAAAGCCGCTGGTGGATGAACGGCTACTCTTGCTTTCGATTTTTGGTCAACCGTGCAAACAGCCGAGCGTGCGGACAGCCACGCTTCGCAATCAGTTTGTGGCGACATTGGCCGATCAGGTTTTTGTCAGTTATGCGGCGGAAGGCGGAAAAACCGAACAGTTTTGCAAAACGCTGATTGAACAAGGCAAATCCGTGCTGACTTTCGAAAGCAAGGCAACGGAAAATCTCGTCACACTTGGGGCGGAGGTATTCAAGATTAAAACTGAGAGCACAAAAAGCGCTGAAGGATGA